A part of Aspergillus flavus chromosome 1, complete sequence genomic DNA contains:
- a CDS encoding mannosyltransferase putative-domain-containing protein, translating to MHPSVRYKIGILLLSALLIFYSLNLYWKADLNFAAAIEPATLRERQTLLWQQLSSLLEDHAPECPPPERDDSSGAIPYNAVESVSRPDLITNSDRIQEPLQGAHDRFVDAIKTSNIDRAYSPGTSGIVSSAGKSYLPLFVTSLRMLRRTGSTLPVELFVKDESEYETKICEEILPQYNARCVILSDIEAGQGYSTEEIAHYQLKIFAVLFSSFENVIWMDSDGFALYKPESLLQNEPFMSTGLVTWPDFWASTASPLYYNISRQPVPSMTERASSETGVFLISKQTHFLTLLLAAYYNYYGPSHYFMLLSQGAPGEGDKETFIQAAAAMGEPFYTVSEKVSAVGHPKPNGGISGSAMVQADPIEDYRLTTQGHWRVKDPSAAKAPRVFFIHAHYPKFNPAEHLFGNHWETAPTLKPDGSDGRAWLVAEKTLERFGFDAEKSYWEEIKWVSCNLEHVFESWKGKSGICDRVSEYWRNVFESSDEETPVFTQK from the coding sequence ATGCACCCCAGTGTTCGATACAAGATTGGAATCTTATTGCTGAGCGCTCTATTAATCTTCTACTCCCTAAATCTATACTGGAAGGCCGACTTAAATTTCGCCGCAGCTATCGAGCCTGCAACCCTCAGGGAGAGGCAAACTCTCCTCTGGCAGCAACTGAGTTCCTTGTTGGAGGACCATGCGCCGGAATGCCCTCCCCCGGAGAGAGATGACAGCTCGGGAGCAATTCCGTATAATGCGGTCGAAAGCGTGTCTCGACCAGACCTGATTACTAATTCCGACCGCATTCAAGAGCCTTTACAGGGGGCGCATGACAGGTTCGTTGACGCAATAAAAACCTCGAATATAGACAGGGCCTACAGCCCCGGAACCAGCGGGATCGTGTCAAGCGCTGGGAAATCCTACCTTCCGCTCTTTGTCACTTCACTACGCATGCTTCGACGGACGGGCTCAACCCTACCCGTGGAGCTCTTCGTCAAAGACGAATCGGAATACGAGACCAAGATCTGTGAAGAAATCCTTCCTCAATATAATGCGAGATGCGTGATCCTTTCGGACATCGAGGCGGGACAAGGCTACTCCACAGAGGAGATCGCCCACTACCAATTAAAGATTTTCGCTGTGTTGTTTTCCTCCTTCGAAAATGTCATATGGATGGACTCCGATGGCTTCGCGCTCTATAAGCCCGAGTCGCTGTTGCAGAACGAACCGTTCATGTCAACCGGTCTCGTGACATGGCCGGATTTTTGGGCTTCCACGGCTTCTCCTCTgtactataatatatctcGACAACCAGTGCCATCAATGACCGAGCGTGCGTCCTCAGAGACGGGGGTATTTCTCATCTCTAAGCAGACTCATTTCTTGACTTTGCTGCTGGCCGCGTATTACAATTACTACGGACCATCACACTATTTCATGCTACTATCACAAGGTGCCCCAGGAGAAGGGGACAAGGAAACATTCATCCAAGCCGCAGCCGCCATGGGCGAGCCATTCTACACAGTGAGCGAGAAGGTATCCGCCGTGGGTCATCCAAAGCCAAACGGAGGTATTTCAGGGTCTGCCATGGTCCAGGCGGACCCTATCGAGGATTACCGATTAACCACCCAAGGGCATTGGCGTGTGAAAGATCCGTCTGCCGCGAAGGCACCTCGGGTGTTCTTCATCCATGCGCATTATCCCAAGTTCAACCCCGCAGAACACCTTTTCGGCAATCACTGGGAGACCGCTCCGACGTTGAAGCCGGATGGGAGCGATGGGAGAGCATGGCTTGTTGCTGAGAAAACGTTGGAACGGTTTGGTTTCGACGCGGAGAAAAGCTACTGGGAGGAGATCAAATGGGTGAGCTGCAACCTGGAGCATGTGTTTGAATCCTGGAAGGGCAAGTCTGGGATTTGTGATCGTGTATCGGAATACTGGCGCAATGTGTTTGAGAGTTCAGATGAAGAAACACCCGTCTTCACGCAAAAATAG
- the vosB gene encoding putative nuclear division Rft1 protein — protein sequence MSFTGSKFQLIIRQQPTRARVAGVKEKDRKPVDPQPIVQFQVVERGNYLAQHYLQSPYYFMCCSLFDPLNDVPVPVPPSTALTGTLVSSLHRLKDEDNSEGGFFVFSDLSVKLEGSFRLKFTLFEMGEGSASHLASIISDRFTVARPKDFLGMTEATSLSRLFADQGVKLKLRKKSRAGIKRSLQQVEEYPRPAPRRSPDYSSIQIPGNPSTGYSGAVVGVYQDYSYYTGPVKRQCMSLDYTNRGTYNDGRTYPIEAHPQSPAQPTNQPRAYTTPILQGHVGVRNYAMSDGIPPFSQVPESL from the coding sequence ATGTCGTTCACGGGCTCTAAATTCCAATTAATCATCCGCCAGCAGCCTACACGGGCACGCGTAGCTGgtgtgaaagagaaagaccGCAAGCCGGTCGATCCCCAACCGATAGTGCAGTTCCAGGTGGTAGAGCGAGGAAATTACCTCGCGCAACACTATCTGCAGAGTCCCTACTATTTCATGTGCTGCAGCTTGTTCGATCCCTTAAATGACGTCCCAGTTCCTGTACCGCCGTCCACGGCTTTGACAGGTACTTTGGTCTCGTCACTCCACCGACTGAAGGACGAGGACAATAGTGAAGGgggcttctttgtctttaGCGACTTGTCTGTGAAACTCGAGGGAAGCTTTCGGCTGAAGTTCACACTTTTTGAAATGGGAGAGGGTAGCGCCTCTCATTTGGCGTCCATCATCTCAGACCGCTTCACCGTGGCTCGCCCGAAGGACTTCCTTGGGATGACAGAGGCAACCTCCCTGTCTAGACTATTCGCAGACCAGGGAGTGAAATTAAAGCTTCGGAAAAAGTCACGGGCAGGCATAAAGCGGTCACTCCAACAAGTGGAGGAGTATCCCCGACCGGCTCCTCGCCGTTCTCCGGATTATTCTTCGATCCAGATACCAGGGAATCCCTCTACGGGTTATTCAGGAGCTGTAGTTGGAGTATATCAAGACTACAGCTATTATACAGGCCCGGTTAAGCGGCAGTGCATGTCGCTCGATTATACTAACCGAGGGACCTATAACGACGGGCGAACGTACCCAATAGAAGCCCATCCACAGAGCCCAGCTCAGCCGACAAACCAACCACGGGCCTATACAACTCCTATATTGCAAGGCCACGTGGGCGTTAGAAATTACGCCATGTCGGACGGTATTCCGCCCTTTTCCCAGGTTCCTGAAAGCCTGTGA
- a CDS encoding putative decarboxylase DEC1, translating into MKWTNNVCGNINTTLVRLLACNFTFQQYLTSEFELRTMPFGQLSISNRGIPQHDPPYSDATPVFDDVTVLTIQYRTSFKSISHLIPDVIEVENEPLVTATLLNYGAGPAGPFLEFIHTVEAKYLGKSYDFCLSLILDNEMAVLAGREPCGFPKRLGQLSLTTRSSNRATGYVERPVGQKLVEFSFEGKAKQSPTSNLDRPFLNLRVIPSPVTGAPASLKELVPSNFEIRPVEVWEGVGKLTFPENCPQAEAINKIEIVRYESATLGYGSACILHPSEEVFQL; encoded by the coding sequence ATGAAATGGACAAACAACGTTTGCGGCAATATAAATACCACTCTTGTTCGTCTACTCGCTTGTAACTTTACCTTTCAACAATATCTTACTTCAGAGTTTGAGCTAAGAACTATGCCTTTCGGACAGCTTTCTATTAGCAATAGGGGTATCCCGCAGCATGACCCTCCCTACAGTGACGCTACTCCTGTATTCGACGACGTTACAGTCTTGACTATACAATACCGAACATCTTTCAAGAGCATCAGCCACCTTATTCCGGATGTGATCGAAGTTGAGAACGAGCCCCTAGTGACTGCTACTTTACTTAATTATGGTGCTGGCCCTGCTGGGCCTTTTCTTGAATTTATTCATACTGTTGAGGCCAAATATCTCGGCAAATCCTATGATTTCTGCCTGTCTCTGATTCTTGACAATGAGATGGCTGTCCTTGCGGGCAGAGAGCCATGTGGATTTCCCAAACGACTGGGTCAACTCTCCCTGACAACGCGCTCATCAAACAGAGCTACAGGATATGTTGAGCGACCAGTTGGACAGAAGCTGGTAGAGTTTAGTTTTGAagggaaagcaaagcaaagccCCACATCAAACCTTGATAGGCCATTTTTGAACCTCCGTGTCATTCCCTCGCCTGTTACAGGCGCTCCAGCGTCACTTAAGGAGTTGGTGCCTTCCAATTTTGAGATCAGGCCGGTCGAGGTTTGGGAGGGGGTGGGAAAGTTGACATTCCCCGAGAATTGTCCCCAGGCTGAAGCTATAAACAAGATCGAGATTGTCCGATATGAATCCGCAACGTTGGGATATGGCTCGGCTTGTATATTACACCCTTCCGAGGAAGTTTTCCAACTGTGA
- a CDS encoding putative short chain dehydrogenase family protein (carbonyl reductase), which yields MIVALVTGANSGIGEAVARQLARQPDHHVIVTARNLEAGEKVAAAIVEEGNSASAVRLDLSSDESISTVAEHVKEVYGKLDILVNNAGTFLDHRSDLSVRENLTMTFDTNVIGTAVLTDALLNLLRQSSAPRVVFVSSVLGSLTLSNDENWPLRHIVSKAYKSSKAALNMLVLHYSRALQDVSGLVNTVCPGLVKTKLNGYAEDGVTPDVGARRIVELALLGPDGPTATFSNRDGPIPW from the coding sequence ATGATCGTCGCATTGGTAACTGGCGCCAACTCAGGCATTGGCGAAGCTGTTGCACGCCAGCTAGCGCGCCAACCGGATCACCATGTCATCGTAACAGCACGAAACCTCGAAGCGGGAGAGAAAGTCGCAGCAGCTattgtcgaagaaggcaaCTCAGCGTCTGCCGTCCGCCTGGATCTGTCTTCTGATGAGTCTATCTCCACGGTTGCTGAACACGTCAAAGAGGTCTATGGCAAACTCGATATCCTCGTCAACAATGCCGGGACATTTCTCGATCATCGCTCTGATTTGTCCGTCCGGGAGAATCTCACCATGACTTTTGATACGAATGTAATCGGTACCGCTGTTCTGACCGACgccctcctcaaccttctTCGTCAGTCTTCTGCGCCGCGGGTTGTTTTCGTTTCGTCTGTTCTCGGCTCACTTACTCTTTCAAATGACGAGAATTGGCCGCTTCGACATATTGTGTCGAAGGCCTACAAAAGCAGCAAGGCCGCCTTGAACATGTTGGTACTGCACTATTCAAGGGCTCTTCAGGATGTTAGCGGGCTAGTTAATACAGTATGCCCTGGCTTGGTTAAAACAAAGCTGAATGGATACGCAGAAGATGGGGTAACGCCGGATGTTGGTGCGCGCAGGATTGTGGAGCTGGCGTTGTTGGGTCCGGATGGACCTACTGCGACCTTCTCGAATAGGGATGGACCAATTCCTTGGTGA
- a CDS encoding putative short chain type dehydrogenase, translating into MRLVKVCDGSKLRLTRYAAQITEGHFLKLGSDTTLPTIHESGNHLPSCRLDERSTHESTLSLDQPNQGSIPSSGDNPLPSPRDSLQIDCWTFEGRAFPLQTPRISYPFLELAPALWHIYTDNVAPLLPLLHKPSTRNLLLLGTQSKQSMTQNKKALILSILFVAVVSMSPAKCGMVLKESRDNVVRYLKSEVKQALSDARFLTTTSLTCMQGLVLFLIGLYAENEQHAFWSMTALVLHRAKGMNVHKDRAHFGLTPLRAEMRRRLWWMICLLGVYSCEDHARETRINEEMYDVRLPLNVNDDDLFPGMQALPPERKGGTELTFCLLRFETISILHSASSTPGSSFNDIKEVSNDDRLCKVQKIRQYLDETYLKHCDQNIPIFWVGAAVTRLIMAKASRPCREDCTRNHFNSKIHILVNNAAYDELREMGKLDDEYVRKVLMGNTHTLVMLVEALYTRSMIQPDSRIINMSSVSAVCGGMGLPEDIANVAGLLASEKARWITGSVVCANGGSVHVM; encoded by the exons ATGCGCCTAGTCAAGGTATGTGATGGTTCTAAGTTGAGACTAACGAGGTATGCTGCTCAAATAACTGAAGGTCATTTTCTTAAACTAGGTAGTGACACTACCTTGCCCACTATTCACGAATCTGGCAACCATCTTCCGAGCTGCCGACTAGATGAACGCTCCACACATGAGAGCACGTTGAGCCTGGATCAGCCTAATCAGGGATCAATCCCGTCCTCTGGAGACAATCCGTTGCCCTCTCCTCGAGATTCTTTGCAGATAGACTGTTGGACCTTTGAAGGTCGAGCTTTTCCTCTCCAAACTCCAAGGATATCATATCCCTTCCTGGAGTTGGCGCCTGCCCTTTGGCATATCTATACAGACAATGTCGCTCCACTCTTGCCTTTGCTCCATAAACCAAGCACGAGGAACTTGCTCTTGCTGGGAACACAATCCAAACAATCAATGACACAGAATAAGAAAGCGTTAATTCTCTCAATACTCTTTGTTGCTGTGGTCAGCATGTCCCCGGCGAAATGTGGCATGGTGCTTAAAGAAAGCCGTGACAATGTGGTGCGGTACCTGAAGAGCGAAGTAAAACAGGCGTTATCAGACGCGAGGTTTCTCACTACTACGAGTCTCACATGCATGCAAGGTCTTGTGCTCTTTCTGATCGGATTGTATGCAGAGAACGAACAGCACGCTTTCTGGTCTATGACAGCACTTGTCCTACATCGCGCTAAAGGAATGAATGTGCATAAGGATAGAGCTCACTTTGGATTGACTCCATTACGTGCCGAAATGCGCCGACGTTTATGGTGGATGATATGCTTGTTGGGTGTTTACTCCTGCGAGGACCATGCAAGAGAGACTAGAATTAACGAAGAGATGTATGATGTGCGACTTCCCTTAAACGTCAATGACGACGACCTATTCCCTGGTATGCAGGCGCTTCCACCAGAGCGAAAGGGAGGAACAGAGTTAACTTTCTGTTTATTGCGCTTCGAGACGATTAGTATCCTTCACTCAGCCAGCTCTACACCTGGGTCCTCATTTAACGATATAAAGGAAGTTTCGAACGACGACCGCCTCTGCAAAGTCCAGAAAATTCGTCAGTATCTGGACGAAACGTATCTCAAGCACTGCGATCAGAATATACCTATTTTCTGGGTTGGCGCTGCTGTGACTCGTCTAATTATGGCCAAGGCCT CAAGACCTTGCAGGGAAGACTGCACTCGTAAC CACTTTAACTCTAAGATACATATACTCGTGAACAATGCGGCGTATGATGAGCTTCGAGAAATGGGTAAGCTGGACGATGAATACGTACGAAAGGTCCTGATGGGAAACACACACACTTTGGTGATGCTCGTCGAAGCACTCTATACACGGAGTATGATTCAGCCGGATTCAAGGATTATCAATATGTCCAGCGTGTCAG CTGTTTGTGGCGGAATGGGACTACCTGAGGATATTGCCAATGTCGCGGGTTTGCTAGCCAGTGAGAAGGCACGATGGATTACAGGAAGCGTGGTCTGCGCCAATGGTGGTAGTGTCCACGTTATGTAA
- a CDS encoding putative alpha-galactosidase (Probable alpha-galactosidase A) — protein MRLITRWIPLANALASTMPVQVVASIENPSLLPTPPMGFNNWARFMCDLNETLFVETTDAMASNGLLEAGYNRINLDDCWMNYDRAENGSLEWNVTKFPRGLPWLGQYVKSKGFNFGIYEDSGNLTCGGYPGSEGYEEIDAETFAAWGIDYLKLDGCNVYPKEGRTLQEEYKYLYGNWHEILSKMQQPLIFSESAPAYFSMTDNLTDWHTVMDWVPEYGELARHSVDILVYSGEGSAWDSIMTNYKFNTLVARYQRPGYYNDPDFLIADHPGLSLDEKRSQFALWASFSAPLIISAHIPDLSSEDLEYLTNQALIAVDQDPLAQQATLASRDGSLDVLTRNLADGSRLVTILNHGSESIETDISLDILGLSTDCTYKAQDLWGGSTQTIKDAIRIKLNTHATAVYKIDTDEKCSQVIPTGLIFNTASGKCLTGTSSSVGSESCNGSKSQIWQIDASGVIRTLSEQSKCLTADGKAISLQECSENNGQKWSYAITGNLKNADTGYCLTNGGGVSACGFETNSQVFGLPAGVHVAL, from the coding sequence ATGCGACTTATCACAAGATGGATACCGCTAGCGAACGCATTGGCCAGCACGATGCCAGTCCAAGTTGTCGCTTCCATTGAGAACCCTAGTCTACTGCCGACGCCGCCCATGGGATTCAACAATTGGGCCCGGTTCATGTGCGACCTGAACGAGACACTATTTGTCGAGACTACGGATGCAATGGCCTCCAATGGTTTATTGGAAGCTGGTTACAATCGTATCAATCTTGACGACTGCTGGATGAACTATGATCGCGCGGAAAATGGATCACTCGAATGGAATGTCACCAAGTTCCCGCGCGGCCTTCCCTGGCTTGGTCAATATGTTAAATCTAAAGGCTTTAACTTCGGCATCTACGAGGACTCAGGGAACCTGACCTGTGGTGGCTATCCGGGGTCCGAAGGTTACGAGGAGATCGACGCGGAGACATTTGCGGCATGGGGCATCGACTATCTGAAATTGGATGGGTGTAACGTCTATCCCAAAGAAGGTCGTACTTTGCAGGAAGAGTACAAATACCTCTACGGCAATTGGCATGAGATACTCAGCAAAATGCAACAGCCACTGATATTCTCCGAATCGGCACCTGCGTACTTCTCCATGACCGACAATTTGACCGATTGGCATACGGTCATGGACTGGGTTCCTGAATACGGCGAGCTCGCCCGACATTCAGTTGACATTCTCGTCTACAGTGGAGAAGGCAGTGCCTGGGATAGTATCATGACAAACTATAAGTTCAACACGTTAGTCGCTCGGTATCAACGTCCCGGATATTACAACGATCCTGACTTCCTAATTGCGGACCATCCGGGACTGTCACTGGACGAAAAGCGATCCCAATTCGCGCTTTGGGCTTCGTTTTCGGCACCCTTGATTATTAGTGCACATATTCCCGACCTATCATCTGAGGATCTAGAGTACCTAACAAATCAAGCCTTGATTGCGGTCGATCAGGATCCTCTGGCGCAACAAGCCACACTGGCCAGTCGCGATGGCTCCCTTGACGTGTTGACGCGGAATCTTGCCGACGGTTCTAGGTTGGTCACCATTCTGAACCATGGTAGCGAGTCCATCGAAACAGATATTTCCCTGGACATACTCGGCCTCTCTACCGATTGTACATACAAAGCACAAGACCTCTGGGGCGGCTCTACTCAGACCATCAAGGATGCGATACGTATTAAGTTGAACACACATGCGACCGCCGTGTATAAAATAGACACCGATGAGAAGTGCTCTCAAGTCATACCCACCGGCCTTATCTTTAACACGGCCTCCGGAAAGTGTCTTACAGGAACCTCATCCTCTGTGGGATCTGAATCTTGCAACGGGAGCAAATCCCAGATATGGCAGATCGACGCATCGGGGGTGATTCGCACGTTGTCTGAACAGTCAAAGTGTCTAACAGCAGACGGGAAAGCCATTTCGCTGCAGGAATGTAGCGAGAATAATGGCCAGAAATGGTCGTATGCAATCACGGGCAATCTAAAGAATGCTGATACTGGCTATTGTCTGACGAACGGCGGAGGTGTTTCTGCTTGCGGCTTTGAAACCAATAGCCAGGTGTTTGGGTTACCCGCTGGTGTCCATGTCGCATTGTAA